One Mycobacteroides abscessus ATCC 19977 genomic window carries:
- a CDS encoding TetR/AcrR family transcriptional regulator — protein sequence MVSSSRVYGGVEAPDRQAERRNRLLDAGLDLLTSGPAPNLTVRGVCKHAGVVARYFYENFTDLDQLSAEVFDRAIGHVATTTQQAVDAAPLPEKTSAGIANLVRVIEGDPRIGTLMFGNNPANSVIAERRQAAWDMFAALSGQHMNKTYQATNDETLRAVSYYTVGGVGHTLAAWVSGQLKLPGTELVRVLTELLQPVRR from the coding sequence GTGGTGTCGTCATCGCGGGTATACGGGGGCGTCGAGGCTCCCGACCGCCAGGCCGAGCGCCGTAATCGGCTGTTGGACGCGGGCCTGGACCTGCTCACCTCCGGCCCTGCCCCGAATCTGACGGTCCGCGGTGTGTGCAAGCACGCGGGCGTGGTCGCCCGATACTTCTACGAGAACTTCACCGATCTCGACCAGCTCAGCGCGGAGGTCTTCGACAGGGCCATCGGCCATGTCGCGACAACAACCCAGCAGGCCGTGGATGCGGCGCCCCTGCCCGAGAAAACTTCCGCCGGCATCGCCAACCTCGTACGCGTCATCGAAGGCGACCCGCGAATCGGGACGCTGATGTTCGGCAACAACCCGGCCAACTCGGTGATTGCCGAACGCCGCCAAGCGGCCTGGGACATGTTCGCGGCCCTGTCCGGCCAACACATGAACAAGACATATCAGGCCACCAACGACGAAACACTTAGGGCCGTTTCCTATTACACGGTTGGCGGCGTCGGGCACACGCTGGCCGCCTGGGTCTCCGGTCAGCTCAAGCTCCCGGGCACCGAACTCGTCAGGGTATTGACCGAGCTGCTGCAGCCCGTCAGGCGGTAG
- a CDS encoding TetR/AcrR family transcriptional regulator, translating to MVQPTVRGRQTQAAIDEAARTVIARKGILSTTVADIAAEAGRSTASFYNYYDSKEAMVAQWAMRFRTEAQERVSAAIRHGRSNKQRARDIATAHWLTWRHQLAEMISVSQLAMINTEFAEFWNQMCSEPIDFLTTTIKRAQRDGYSPGNDPHLMASAIVSMMNQFAYNQLSQGNSATVDDDACIDTLAGICYRAIYSKEVC from the coding sequence ATGGTCCAACCCACCGTGCGCGGCCGTCAGACCCAGGCGGCTATCGACGAGGCTGCACGAACGGTGATCGCCCGCAAGGGAATCCTGTCCACCACCGTGGCCGACATAGCCGCCGAGGCCGGCCGGTCCACGGCATCGTTCTACAACTACTACGACTCAAAAGAGGCGATGGTGGCGCAGTGGGCCATGCGATTTCGCACCGAAGCGCAGGAGCGCGTATCGGCCGCGATCAGACATGGGCGCTCCAACAAACAGCGCGCACGCGATATCGCCACCGCGCACTGGCTCACCTGGCGTCATCAGCTGGCCGAGATGATCAGCGTGTCCCAGCTGGCCATGATCAATACCGAGTTCGCCGAATTCTGGAACCAGATGTGCTCCGAGCCAATCGATTTCCTCACCACTACGATCAAGCGCGCACAGCGCGACGGGTACAGCCCGGGCAATGATCCCCACCTGATGGCCAGCGCGATCGTCTCGATGATGAATCAGTTCGCCTACAACCAGCTCAGCCAGGGCAATTCGGCCACCGTCGACGATGATGCCTGCATAGACACTCTGGCCGGAATCTGTTACCGCGCGATCTATTCCAAGGAGGTCTGCTGA
- a CDS encoding VOC family protein — translation MIKPNNPNSEFEFGGFNHVALVCSDMERTVDFYSNVLGMPLIKSLDLPMGQGQHFFFDAGGGDSLAFFWFKDAPDGVPGISAPAAIPGIGDIVSAVSSMNHISLHVPAEKFDEYRVKLKAKGVRVGPILNHDESEFQVSRELHPGVYVRSFYFLDPDGITLEFACWTKEFTAADVAVAPKTAAERTPREVATA, via the coding sequence ATGATCAAACCGAACAACCCCAACTCCGAATTCGAGTTCGGCGGTTTCAACCATGTGGCGCTTGTGTGTTCGGACATGGAACGCACTGTCGACTTCTACTCCAACGTGTTGGGTATGCCGCTCATCAAGTCGCTGGATCTGCCCATGGGGCAGGGGCAGCATTTCTTCTTCGACGCGGGCGGTGGCGACAGCCTGGCATTCTTCTGGTTCAAGGATGCGCCGGACGGCGTCCCGGGGATATCGGCGCCTGCCGCGATTCCGGGGATCGGCGACATCGTGAGCGCCGTCAGCTCCATGAACCACATCTCACTGCATGTGCCCGCCGAGAAGTTCGACGAGTACCGCGTCAAGCTCAAGGCCAAGGGCGTGCGGGTGGGGCCCATTCTCAACCACGACGAGAGCGAATTCCAGGTATCCAGGGAGCTGCATCCGGGCGTGTATGTGCGCTCGTTCTATTTCTTGGATCCGGACGGGATCACTCTTGAGTTCGCTTGCTGGACAAAGGAGTTTACCGCCGCGGATGTCGCCGTGGCACCGAAGACGGCCGCTGAGCGCACGCCGCGGGAGGTCGCTACCGCCTGA